The Cryptomeria japonica unplaced genomic scaffold, Sugi_1.0 HiC_scaffold_146, whole genome shotgun sequence genome includes a region encoding these proteins:
- the LOC131028403 gene encoding nudix hydrolase 2-like produces the protein MQNDASRFAASLKASLSQWARQVGFGYHHAEPSYVMLVHWIPQTPPTISDNASHQAGVVAFVFNEEGEVLVVQEMCGPYKDFGLWKMPTGRINQGEGIKEGAVREVQEETGINTEFVQVVGFRDGHNTPFGKSDLLFVCMLRSLSSNIVVQDTKISAAKWMAMEEFANVNGQCEGFSGIGTSSNSRKPSAFFCTALNYRHFRTKEQR, from the exons ATGCAGAACGATGCTTCTCGTTTTGCAGCTTCACTCAAGGCATCACTTTCTCAATGGGCACGCCAG GTGGGATTTGGGTACCACCACGCAGAGCCTTCATATGTGATGTTAGTGCATTGGATCCCTCAAACTCCCCCCACCATCTCTGATAATGCTTCACATCAAGCGGGAGTTGTAGCTTTTGTATTCAACGAGGAGGGAGAG GTTCTAGTAGTTCAGGAAATGTGTGGCCCTTACAAAGATTTCGGGTTGTGGAAGATGCCAACAGGAAGAATTAACCAG GGGGAAGGCATTAAGGAAGGGGCCGTAAGAGAAGTTCAGGAAGAAACTGGG ATTAATACAGAATTTGTACAAGTGGTTGGGTTCAG GGATGGTCACAATACCCCTTTCGGAAAATCTGATCTACTCTTCGTGTGTATGTTGAGATCCCTTTCTTCTAATATTGTTGTGCAAGATACCAAAATTTCAGCAGCCAAG TGGATGGCGATGGAAGAATTTGCCAATGTCAACGGACAATGTGAAGGATTTTCAGGCATTGGGACATCGTCTAACTCGCGCAAACCCTCTGCTTTCTTTTGCACTGCCCTTAATTATCGGCATTTTCGAACTAAAGAACAAAGATAG